Proteins encoded together in one Onychomys torridus chromosome 1, mOncTor1.1, whole genome shotgun sequence window:
- the Ccdc90b gene encoding coiled-coil domain-containing protein 90B, mitochondrial isoform X2 → MRSRWFWRLLRPEGGEARWISTPHGRLSSALRRGFLTTTTKASYDRRPVDITPLEQRKLTFDTHELVQDLETHGFDKTQAETIVSVLSTLSNVSLDTIYKEMVTKAQQKMKIELDQVKQQLTHETSRIRADNKLDINLERSRVTDMFTDQEKQLMEVTNEFTKKDTQTKSIISETSNKIDTEIASLKTLMESNKLETVRYLAASVFTCLAIALGFYRFWKE, encoded by the exons ATGAGGAGCCGCTGGTTCTGGCGGCTCCTACGCCCTGAAGGCGGTGAAGCACGCTGGATTTCAACTCCCCACGGGCGTCTGTCATCTGCCCTGCGGAGAG GTTTCTTGACCACCACAACTAAGGCAAGTTATGACAGGAGGCCAGTGGACATAACTCCTttagaacaaagaaaattaacttttgaTACCCATGAGCTGGTGCAGGACTTGGAAACTCATG GATTTGACAAGACACAAGCCGAGACGATTGTGTCAGTACTAAGCACATTATCAAATGTCAGCCTGGACACTATCTATAAGGAGATGGTAACTAAAGCTCAACAG aaaatgaaaattgaattAGATCAAGTTAAGCAGCAGCTGACT CATGAAACCAGTCGAATCAGAGCAGATAATAAGTTGGATATCAACCTGGAAAGGAGCAGAGTAACAGACATG TTCACGGATCAAGAAAAACAACTTATGGAAGTAACCAATGAATTTACCAAAAAG GATACCCAAACCAAAAGTATTATTTCAGAGACCAGTAATAAAATCGACACTGAAATTGCATCCTTAAAAACACTGATGGAGTCGAACAAACTTGAGACAGTTCGTTATCTTGCAG ccTCAGTGTTCACTTGTTTGGCAATAGCATTGGGGTTTTATAGGTTCTGGAAGGAATAG
- the Ccdc90b gene encoding coiled-coil domain-containing protein 90B, mitochondrial isoform X1 has product MRSRWFWRLLRPEGGEARWISTPHGRLSSALRRGFLTTTTKASYDRRPVDITPLEQRKLTFDTHELVQDLETHGFDKTQAETIVSVLSTLSNVSLDTIYKEMVTKAQQEITVQQLMAHLDSIRKDMVILEKSEFANLRAENEKMKIELDQVKQQLTHETSRIRADNKLDINLERSRVTDMFTDQEKQLMEVTNEFTKKDTQTKSIISETSNKIDTEIASLKTLMESNKLETVRYLAASVFTCLAIALGFYRFWKE; this is encoded by the exons ATGAGGAGCCGCTGGTTCTGGCGGCTCCTACGCCCTGAAGGCGGTGAAGCACGCTGGATTTCAACTCCCCACGGGCGTCTGTCATCTGCCCTGCGGAGAG GTTTCTTGACCACCACAACTAAGGCAAGTTATGACAGGAGGCCAGTGGACATAACTCCTttagaacaaagaaaattaacttttgaTACCCATGAGCTGGTGCAGGACTTGGAAACTCATG GATTTGACAAGACACAAGCCGAGACGATTGTGTCAGTACTAAGCACATTATCAAATGTCAGCCTGGACACTATCTATAAGGAGATGGTAACTAAAGCTCAACAG gaaATAACAGTGCAACAGCTAATGGCTCATTTGGATTCCATCAGGAAAGACATGGTCATCCTAGAAAAAAGTGAATTTGCAAATCTGAGAGCAGAGAATGAG aaaatgaaaattgaattAGATCAAGTTAAGCAGCAGCTGACT CATGAAACCAGTCGAATCAGAGCAGATAATAAGTTGGATATCAACCTGGAAAGGAGCAGAGTAACAGACATG TTCACGGATCAAGAAAAACAACTTATGGAAGTAACCAATGAATTTACCAAAAAG GATACCCAAACCAAAAGTATTATTTCAGAGACCAGTAATAAAATCGACACTGAAATTGCATCCTTAAAAACACTGATGGAGTCGAACAAACTTGAGACAGTTCGTTATCTTGCAG ccTCAGTGTTCACTTGTTTGGCAATAGCATTGGGGTTTTATAGGTTCTGGAAGGAATAG